In Bacillus sp. Marseille-Q1617, a genomic segment contains:
- a CDS encoding acyl-CoA synthetase MbcS, with protein sequence MNRQELIAPEKYNLVEEVEKFASDENKLAIKWENEAGDKKEITYKNLMKNANKIGNVFSGSGLEKGDVILVMVPRLVEAYAVYLAALKSGMIVIPSSEMLRTKDLEYRIEHGDVKGIVAYSPFIEQFENVRGMDKLKKFVVGDKQEGWITVEEEMKAVSGEMAFADTARDDMAFLSYTSGTTGNPKGVVHTHGWAFAHLRTAAKGWLGIEEGDTVWATAGPGWQKWIWSPFMSVLGSGATGLVYQGKFEPNKYLQLLQDNGVNVLCCTPTEYRLMAKVEDLGSYDLSPLHSAVSAGEPLNREVIDAFKKHHNVEVRDGYGQTENTLLVGIMKGMELKPGSMGKPTPGNRVEVINEEGIPCEAGEVGDIAVHVDTPALFKNYYKDPERTAMQFRGDYYITGDKAKKDEDGYFWFEGRGDDIIISSGYTIGPFEVEDALVKHPFVQECAVVGSPDEVRGLIVKAFVVLREGVDQHDPELVPQLQEHVKELTAPYKYPRKIEFVKELPKTTSGKIRRIELRQKEMSSVKN encoded by the coding sequence ATGAACAGACAAGAGCTTATTGCACCTGAAAAGTACAACTTGGTTGAGGAAGTGGAAAAGTTTGCAAGTGATGAAAATAAACTCGCAATCAAATGGGAGAATGAAGCGGGGGATAAGAAAGAGATCACTTACAAAAACCTGATGAAGAACGCAAATAAAATTGGAAACGTTTTCTCGGGATCCGGACTTGAAAAAGGTGACGTCATCCTGGTGATGGTTCCACGATTAGTCGAAGCATATGCAGTTTACCTAGCTGCCTTAAAATCAGGGATGATCGTCATTCCAAGTTCTGAAATGCTTCGTACGAAAGACCTTGAATATAGAATTGAACACGGGGATGTAAAAGGGATTGTCGCATACTCTCCGTTCATTGAACAATTTGAAAATGTCCGCGGAATGGACAAGCTTAAAAAGTTTGTCGTAGGAGATAAACAAGAGGGCTGGATAACAGTAGAGGAAGAAATGAAAGCTGTCTCTGGTGAAATGGCGTTTGCCGACACAGCAAGGGATGATATGGCTTTCTTATCCTATACTTCCGGTACGACAGGTAATCCTAAAGGGGTAGTACATACACATGGATGGGCATTTGCCCACCTGAGAACAGCTGCTAAAGGTTGGCTGGGGATTGAAGAAGGGGATACGGTCTGGGCAACGGCTGGCCCCGGCTGGCAAAAATGGATTTGGAGTCCGTTCATGTCCGTTCTTGGATCAGGAGCAACGGGCCTTGTTTATCAAGGGAAATTCGAACCGAATAAATATCTGCAATTACTTCAGGATAACGGTGTAAACGTCCTTTGCTGTACGCCGACAGAGTATCGGCTGATGGCCAAGGTTGAGGACCTCGGATCGTATGATCTTTCCCCATTACATAGCGCCGTCTCGGCGGGTGAACCATTGAACCGGGAAGTCATTGATGCATTCAAGAAGCACCATAACGTTGAAGTGCGCGATGGGTACGGCCAGACTGAAAACACACTGCTCGTAGGAATCATGAAAGGTATGGAACTGAAGCCAGGGTCCATGGGCAAACCGACACCGGGTAACCGGGTGGAAGTCATCAATGAAGAAGGGATCCCTTGTGAAGCGGGTGAAGTAGGAGATATTGCGGTTCATGTAGATACACCTGCATTATTCAAGAACTATTATAAAGATCCGGAAAGGACCGCTATGCAGTTCAGGGGTGACTACTATATCACCGGTGATAAAGCAAAGAAAGATGAAGACGGGTATTTCTGGTTCGAAGGAAGGGGAGATGACATCATCATCTCTTCCGGCTATACAATCGGGCCGTTCGAAGTGGAAGATGCGCTTGTGAAGCATCCATTCGTCCAGGAATGTGCAGTAGTGGGAAGCCCTGATGAAGTACGCGGACTGATCGTAAAAGCTTTCGTCGTATTGCGTGAAGGCGTGGACCAACATGATCCGGAGCTTGTACCTCAGCTTCAGGAGCACGTGAAAGAATTAACTGCACCATACAAATACCCGCGCAAAATCGAATTTGTTAAAGAACTGCCGAAAACAACTTCCGGCAAAATCAGAAGAATCGAATTGCGTCAAAAGGAAATGAGCTCGGTTAAGAACTAA